A segment of the Georgenia sp. M64 genome:
GCGTTCTACTACGTCGGCGCCGACACCACCGTCCGGGCCGGTGACCTCACCGAGGAGGAGATCGTCGACCGCATCACCGCTGCGCTGGCGGTCCCGGTGAGCTGACCCGCGACCCGGAGGTCAGCTGTTCGGGCGGTCCTCGCGCAGGAAGTCGGGCAGGTCGCGGCCGAGGTGGAGCTCCTCGGTGACCGCGGCGTGGTCCTGCCGCCGTGCCGGGCCGGGAGCGGACTCGCCGGCCGGGTCGTCGGCAGGCGCGTCGACGCCGTCGTCCTGACCTTCGGTGCCCGGCTGGTCGACCTCATCTGCGGTCCCGGCGTCGACGTCGTCTGCGGGCGTGGGCCGGTCGTGGTTCTCCGGCCCGTCGCCGGCGGGCTCCGGAGCCCGGTCGCCGTCGGTGTGCGGGAGGGCGTCATCCTCGCCCCAGCCGCGGTCGGGCAGCACGACGGGCTCGCGAGAGCCGATGGGCGGGGCGTCCTCGACGTCGGCGGCGAGCTCGCGCAGCATCGCGGCCGCGTCGTCGATCACCGCCTGCTCGCCGGTGCGGGTTCCGTGGAGCAGCCACCGCGCCAGCGCGAGCTCGGAGACGAGCAGGGCGCGGTCGAGCAGGTGCTTGTCCGTGCTCTCGGTGCGGGCGAGGGAGTACGCCTCCTCGATCGCGTCGAGGGACTCCTCCGGCGCGGACGCCGTCAGCCAGGCCAGGTCCTCGGCGGGGTCGCCGACGTGGGCCTCGGCCAGGGAGAGCACGGCGCTGACCCTCCCCTCGTGGACCAGGACGTGGTCGGGGGCGAGGTCGCCGTGCACCGGCACCGCCCGGAAGCGCCACAGTGCGACGTCCTCGAGGGCGTGCTCCCACCGGTTGAGCAGGACCGCCGGCACGTGCCCGGTGCGGGCGGCCTCGTCGACCTCGGCGAGGCAGCGGCGACGGTAGGCGTCGGCGTCGTAGACGGGCAGACCCGCCTCGGCGACGACGTCGGTGTCGAGCTCGTGGAACGCGGCGATCGCGCGGCCGACCTCGGCGGAGAGCCCCGGGCCGGCGGCGAGCCTGGTGAGGTCGAGCGGGCGGCCGACGAGCTGGCGGTGGACCATCGCACGCCCGCCCTCGGGGAGGGCGGCGAAACCGGCGGGGCGGGGGACGTCGAAGGGCAGCCGGCCGTCGTCCACGGCCTTCGCGAGGTTCGCCAGGACCGCGACCTCGCCCTCCAGGGCGGCCCCGGCCGCGGCGTGCAGGGGCGCGACGACCACCCAGCTGCGCCCGCCGCCGTCGAGGACGCCGGTGGTCTGGAAGTCGGTGGTGACCCGCTGGGGTGGTCGGGTCGCCACCACGTCCAGGCCGGGCACGGCCGTGGTGGCGAGGGCGGCGAGAGCGAGGGCGGATCGGACCACGGCAACACGGTAGGCGGCGGCGGGGGCCGGTGCGCGGTGCACGCGCCGGAGGAGGGGCCACCGGTGCGGCGGTGCCACCACCGCTGGTGGCGGCGGCTCCTGTCCGCGAGGGCCGGGGAAGTTTTGTCCACAGGGGCGTGAAAACCTGCCCACGACCCTCGTCCGTCCAATATGTTCGGCCTCTGACCTGGTAGAACGCTCCAGCGGCGGCGGCGGAGGTGCGGCGTGGAGGACGGTGTGGCGCTGCTCGAGTCCGAGGTGCGGGAGCTGGTCCGCCGTCAGGGTCTGGACCCCGCCCGTGACACCGACGGTGTGCGCTCTCTCGTCGCCGCCGTCGTGGCCGACTACGACGAGCGGTCGCTGGCCGGGCTCGTCCCGCCCCTCGCGGACCCCGGCGCGGCCGCCAAGGAGGTCGTCGACGCCGTGGCCGGCCTCGGTCCGCTGCAGCGCTACCTCGACGACCCCGAGGTCGAGGAGGTGTGGATCAACGAGCCGGGCAAGGTCTTCGTGGCACGAGCCGGCCGGTCGGAGCTGACGACCACGATGCTCACCCACCAGCAGGTCCGCGACCTCGTCGAGCGGATGCTCCGGGCGTCCGGTCGCCGGCTCGACCTCTCCACACCCTTCGTCGACGCCTCGCTGCTCACCGGCGAGCGCATCCACGTCGTCATCCCGGACATCACCCGCTCCGCCTGGGCCGTGAACATTCGCAAGTTCATCACCCGGGCGCGGCGTCTCAGCGACCTCGTCGCCGTCGGGTCGCTGACGCCCCAGGCTGCGGCGTTCCTCGACGCCGCCGTGGTCGCGGGACTCAACGTGCTCGTGTCCGGCGCGACCCAGGCCGGCAAGACCACGCTCGTCACCGCCTTGGCGGGGGCCATCCCAGCCGGCCAGCGGATCATCACCTGCGAGGAGGTCTTCGAGCTCCGGCTCGCCAACCGCGACGCCGTCGCCATGCAGACGCGCCAGCCGAACCTCGAGGGAGTCGGAGAGGTGCCGCTGCGGCGCCTGGTGAAGGAGGCGCTGCGCATGCGCCCCGACCGGATCATCATCGGCGAGGTCCGTGAGGCGGAGGCGTTCGACATGCTCGTGGCGCTCAACGCCGGGATCCCCGGGATGTGCACCCTCCACGCGAACTCCGCCCGGGAGGCGGTGACGAAGCTGTGCACCCTGCCGCTGCTCGCGGGCGAGAACGTCACGGCCTCGTTCGTGGTGCCGACCGTCGCGAGCGCCGTCGATGTCGTCGTGCACCTGGAGCTCGGCCGGGACGGGCGCCGGAGGGTCCGCGAGATCGTCGCGGTGACGGGCCGCGTGGAGGACGGTGTCGTGGAGACCGCGGAGCTGTTCGCCCTGCACGACGACCGGCTCGAGCGATCCGGCGGGTACCCCAGCCACCCGGAGCGGTTCGCACTGGCCGGGTACGACCTGGCCGCACTGCTCGCGGCCGGCGACCGGGGGTAGCGGGCCGTGGGTGCGATCTCGGGACTGCTCCTCGGGACCGGTCTGCTCAGCATCTGGTTCTCCTTCTTCGAGCGCCCGGCCGTCCGCGCCGCGCCGCGCGGCTGGTCTCGACGGACCCAGGACCTGCTCGTCCAGGCGGGTGCCCCGTCCGTCTCGCCCACCTCACTGGTCCTCACCGCCGTCGGGCTCGGGGCGACCGTCCTCGTCCTCGGCGTCGCACTGACGTCCGCGCCGCCCATCGCGGCGTGCTTCGCGGCGATCGCCGCGGGCGCACCCTGGGCGCTCGTGCACTCGCGGGCGCGTCGGCGGCGGACGGAGCTGCGCACGGTCTGGCCCGAGGTGGTCGACGACCTGGTGTCCGGCATCCGCGCCGGCCGGTCCCTCCCGGAGGCGCTCATCTCGCTCGGCGAGCGTGGGCCGGAGGAGGTGCGGGAGGAGTTCCGGCGCTTCGCCGAGGACTACCGGGCCACGGGACGGTTCGACGACGCGCTCGAGATCCTCAAGGCGCGCCTGGCCGACCCGGTCGCCGACCGGATCGTCGAGGCGCTGCGCCTGACCAGCGAGGTCGGCGGCACCGAGCTCGGGCGGCTGCTGCGCACCCTTGCGCAGATGCTCCGCGATGACCTGCGGACGCGCGGCGAGCTCGAGGCCCGACAGTCGTGGACCGTCAACGGGGCACGCATGGCCGTCGCCGCGCCGTGGGTGGTGCTGCTGCTGCTCGCCACCAGACCGGAGGCCGCGAAGGCGTACGACAGCCCGATCGGGGTGGCGGTGCTCGCGGTGGGAGCGGCGAGCTCCGCGCTGGCCTACTGGCTGATGATGCGCATCGGCCGGCTGCCCGAGGAACAGCGGGTGATGCGATGAGCACCGCCCTCACCGGCGCGCTCGCCGGGTTGCTCGGCGGGACCGGGCTCTCCCTCGTGCTGTGGCGGCTGGGCTCGCGTCGCATCACGCTCTCGCAGCGACTGGCCCCCTACCTCCGGGAGCGGCCCCGCACCTCGCGGCTGCTGGCCGAGAGCCAGCTCCACACCCCCTTCCCGACCCTCGAGCGGCTGCTGGCCCCCGGGTTGCACGACGTCGCGCGCCTCCTCGAGCGACTGGGCTCGTCCTCGGTGAGCATCAGGCGCCGCCTCGTCCTGGCCGGCTCACCCGTCACCCACGACCAGTTCCGTATGGAGCAGCTGCTGTGGGGTGCCCTCGGCCTGGCCGGCGGGCTCCTCCTGGCCCTGACCGTGGGCCTGGTCCGTGGCGCCGCCGTCGTGCCGCTGCTGCTCGGGGTCACCCTCAGCGCGGTGGGGGCCGCCGTCGCGCGCGACCAGCTGCTCACCTGGCAGGTGCGGCGTCGGCAGGACCGGATGCGCGCCGAGCTGCCCGACGTCGCCGAGCTGCTCGCGCTCGCCGTCGGTGCGGGTGAGGGAGCCGTGGCGGCGCTTGAACGGCTCGCGCGGGCCACCCGTGGCGAGCTCACCGGCGAGATCGACCGCACCCTCGCCGAGGCGCGCTCCGGCGTCCCGCTCGGCCAGGCACTCGAACGCATGGCCGGACGCACCGACGTACCCGCGGTCGCGCGGTTCGCCGACGGCGTCGCTGTGGCGCTCGAGCGGGGATCGCCGCTGGCCGAGGTGCTCCGCGCGCAGGCGCAGGACGCCCGAGAGTCCTCGCGCCGTGAGCTGATGGAGACGGGCGGGAAGAAGGAGCTGGCCATGATGGTGCCGGTCGTCTTCCTGGTCCTGCCCGTCACCGTGCTCTTCGCGATCTTTCCCGGCCTGGCCGTGCTGGAGGTGGGGCTGTGACCGCCGCCTCCCGTCCGGCGCCGCCCCGCCGTGCGTACCGGACCCCGTTCGCACGACCGACCCCTCCCGAAGGAGACCGCCATGTGGATCACCCTGCTCACGCTCGCCTCGAAGCACCTCACCTGGCCACCGCCGGAGGACCGCGAACGCGGCGACGTGCCCGGCTGGGTGCTCGTCACCCTCATGACGGCGGGACTCGTGCTGACCATCTGGGCGCTCGCCGGTCCGGCGCTGGGCAACGTCTTCCAGACCGCGATGAACCGCGTGCTGGGATTCTGACGTCGCGCCCCCGGGGACACCGCCCTCGAGACGACGCAGCACGCCGGGCATTCGGACCTGGTCGTCCGCACGGCCCGGACCGCGGGTCAGCAGTGGTCGACTTCGTGCTCGTCTCGGTGCTGGTCGTGACGGTCGTGCTCGCGGTCGTCCAGCTCACCCTCGGCCTGCACGTGCGCAACACCCTCATCGACGCCGCGTCCGAGGGTGCCCGTCACGGCGCGCTCGTCGGCTCCAGCCCTGCCGCCGGAGCTGAGCGCACCCGGAGCCTGATCGCGATGTCGTTGTCGTCGCGGTACGCCGACCGCGTCTCGGCGGGCACGGTGCAGCGGGCCGGGACCACCCTCGTGCGGGTCGACGTCAGCGCTCCGCTACCGGTGCTCGGCCTGCTCGGTCCGTCCGGTGTGGTGGAGGTCAGCGGGCACGCGGTGCTGGAGCGACCCCTGTGAGGGCGCGCCTGAGACGGCTCAGCGGCGATCGGGGCAGCGCGGTGGTGGAGTTTCTCGGCGTCAGCGTGCTGCTGCTGGTCCCGATCGTCTACCTGGTCCTGACTCTCTCGCGGGTCCAGGCCGCTGCGTTCGCGGCCGAGGGGGCGGCGCGTGAGGCGGGGCGCATCCTGGCTCAGGGCGGGGAGCCCGCCGTCGCCATGGGAGCGGTGGAGCTGGCGTTCGAGGACCAGGGGTTCGACGTCTCCGGCTCCGAGGCGTTGACCTTCTCGTGCGGGACAGGGGGGTGCCAGGCGCCCGGCGCACGGGTGGTGGTGGAGGTCGCCACGGTGGTCGATCTGCCCCTCCTCCCCGACCTGGTGACTGCCGTGGTGCCGGCCGAGGTGCCGGTCAGTGCCACGCACCTGGCGGTGGTGGGCGACTTCCGGGACGCGCCATGAGGCGCAGCCGGAACGCTGGGCCGCGAACCGGCGAGGAGGGCCAGATCATGCTCCTCACCCTCGGCTTCGCGGTGCTGCTCCTCGCCCTGGTCCTCGTCGTGGTCAGCGCCTCGGCGGTCCACATCGAGCGCAAGCGGCTCC
Coding sequences within it:
- a CDS encoding TadE/TadG family type IV pilus assembly protein, with translation MVDFVLVSVLVVTVVLAVVQLTLGLHVRNTLIDAASEGARHGALVGSSPAAGAERTRSLIAMSLSSRYADRVSAGTVQRAGTTLVRVDVSAPLPVLGLLGPSGVVEVSGHAVLERPL
- a CDS encoding type II secretion system F family protein, which encodes MGAISGLLLGTGLLSIWFSFFERPAVRAAPRGWSRRTQDLLVQAGAPSVSPTSLVLTAVGLGATVLVLGVALTSAPPIAACFAAIAAGAPWALVHSRARRRRTELRTVWPEVVDDLVSGIRAGRSLPEALISLGERGPEEVREEFRRFAEDYRATGRFDDALEILKARLADPVADRIVEALRLTSEVGGTELGRLLRTLAQMLRDDLRTRGELEARQSWTVNGARMAVAAPWVVLLLLATRPEAAKAYDSPIGVAVLAVGAASSALAYWLMMRIGRLPEEQRVMR
- a CDS encoding phosphotransferase — its product is MVRSALALAALATTAVPGLDVVATRPPQRVTTDFQTTGVLDGGGRSWVVVAPLHAAAGAALEGEVAVLANLAKAVDDGRLPFDVPRPAGFAALPEGGRAMVHRQLVGRPLDLTRLAAGPGLSAEVGRAIAAFHELDTDVVAEAGLPVYDADAYRRRCLAEVDEAARTGHVPAVLLNRWEHALEDVALWRFRAVPVHGDLAPDHVLVHEGRVSAVLSLAEAHVGDPAEDLAWLTASAPEESLDAIEEAYSLARTESTDKHLLDRALLVSELALARWLLHGTRTGEQAVIDDAAAMLRELAADVEDAPPIGSREPVVLPDRGWGEDDALPHTDGDRAPEPAGDGPENHDRPTPADDVDAGTADEVDQPGTEGQDDGVDAPADDPAGESAPGPARRQDHAAVTEELHLGRDLPDFLREDRPNS
- a CDS encoding type II secretion system F family protein, which gives rise to MSTALTGALAGLLGGTGLSLVLWRLGSRRITLSQRLAPYLRERPRTSRLLAESQLHTPFPTLERLLAPGLHDVARLLERLGSSSVSIRRRLVLAGSPVTHDQFRMEQLLWGALGLAGGLLLALTVGLVRGAAVVPLLLGVTLSAVGAAVARDQLLTWQVRRRQDRMRAELPDVAELLALAVGAGEGAVAALERLARATRGELTGEIDRTLAEARSGVPLGQALERMAGRTDVPAVARFADGVAVALERGSPLAEVLRAQAQDARESSRRELMETGGKKELAMMVPVVFLVLPVTVLFAIFPGLAVLEVGL
- a CDS encoding ATPase, T2SS/T4P/T4SS family, whose amino-acid sequence is MEDGVALLESEVRELVRRQGLDPARDTDGVRSLVAAVVADYDERSLAGLVPPLADPGAAAKEVVDAVAGLGPLQRYLDDPEVEEVWINEPGKVFVARAGRSELTTTMLTHQQVRDLVERMLRASGRRLDLSTPFVDASLLTGERIHVVIPDITRSAWAVNIRKFITRARRLSDLVAVGSLTPQAAAFLDAAVVAGLNVLVSGATQAGKTTLVTALAGAIPAGQRIITCEEVFELRLANRDAVAMQTRQPNLEGVGEVPLRRLVKEALRMRPDRIIIGEVREAEAFDMLVALNAGIPGMCTLHANSAREAVTKLCTLPLLAGENVTASFVVPTVASAVDVVVHLELGRDGRRRVREIVAVTGRVEDGVVETAELFALHDDRLERSGGYPSHPERFALAGYDLAALLAAGDRG
- a CDS encoding pilus assembly protein, whose protein sequence is MEFLGVSVLLLVPIVYLVLTLSRVQAAAFAAEGAAREAGRILAQGGEPAVAMGAVELAFEDQGFDVSGSEALTFSCGTGGCQAPGARVVVEVATVVDLPLLPDLVTAVVPAEVPVSATHLAVVGDFRDAP